The Phyllopteryx taeniolatus isolate TA_2022b chromosome 14, UOR_Ptae_1.2, whole genome shotgun sequence genome has a window encoding:
- the miga1 gene encoding mitoguardin 1: MTHYSQLSAKAAALRVIHLPLAVCGSVAQLEVSAGTKKLVAAAAFSAVSMLLLASHFQRRRGRKKAGSPPSRLPWEQSGIQLFFSSAVPVDDKSSHQNLTLSLNSKSCFSLAPVHVSAGAPRERSESMSSTDTSSSGTCAIESSCWDRLGDADICSMVTTPENLYLMGMDLFEEALRRWEEALTFRSKQVDDNFISVKTGAADAIAEDNMEDVISAEFIHRLKSLLQRAYRLQGEFEGVLGVASEPSSNASSHDIVSQEEQEDACLRDSISIASTDSFVSAAELSEYRELRSSYTVTHHPFYEEALQMAEDGQISCRVLRTEMLECLGDVDFLAKLHCVRQASQLILCERTTRSFLAETGKKILSSIIVKAQKSPKRFEEVFEEMMCFLEQAEHWDNTALELATRGVKHLNFYDIVLDFILMDSFEDLENPPISIQNVINNRWLNSSFKETAVASSCWSVLKQKRQHMKVPDGFIARFYTLCEQISPVLAWGFLGPKSPLHDFCCFFKDQVVHFLKDIFDLDKVRYSSVDSLAEDMLHLLHRRSELLLAYLGAEYSLQLTGCSTTTLHLVPGALMESNVQ, encoded by the exons ATGACGCACTACTCCCAGCTGTCGGCCAAGGCTGCTGCCCTGCGCGTCATCCACCTGCCGCTGGCCGTGTGCGGCTCTGTGGCACAGCTGGAG GTGAGCGCTGGCACCAAGAAGCTGGTTGCCGCTGCAGCCTTCAGTGCAGTCTCGATGCTCTTACTTGCTTCCCACTTTCAGAGGAGGCGGGGCCGCAAGAAGGCCGGGTCGCCTCCGTCACGACTGCCGTGGGAGCAGTCCGGCATCCAGCTCTTCTTCTCCTCAGCTGTGCCAGTGGACG ATAAGAGCAGTCATCAGAACTTGACGCTCTCTCTCAACTCCAAGTCGTGTTTCTCTCTTGCACCTGTCCACGTATCGGCAGGAGCCCCCAGGGAGCGTTCTGAGAGTATGTCGAGCACGGACACATCTAGCAGTGGCACCTGCGCCATAGAGTCCAGCTGCTGGGATCGACTAGGCGACGCCGACATCTGCAGCATGGTCACCACTCCTGAGAACCTCTACCTCATGG GTATGGATTTATTTGAAGAGGCGCTGCGGCGGTGGGAGGAGGCGTTGACGTTCAGGAGCAAGCAGGTAGATGACAACTTTATCTCTGTCAAGACTGGAGCTGCGGATGCCATCGCTGAGGACAACATGGAA GACGTCATTAGTGCAGAGTTTATCCACAGGCTGAAGTCGCTGCTGCAAAGGGCTTACCGCTTGCAGGGCGAGTTCGAGGGCGTGTTGGGGGTTGCGTCGGAGCCTTCGTCCAACGCCAGCAGCCACG ACATTGTGTCTCAAGAGGAGCAGGAGGACGCGTGTCTAAGGGACAGCATCAGCATCGCCTCCACCGACTCCTTTGTGTCCGCAGCTGAA TTGTCAGAGTACAGGGAGCTGAGGAGCAGCTACACAGTGACTCATCATCCCTTCTATGAGGAGGCCTTGCAGATGGCTGAGGATGGCCAGATCTCCTGCAGGGTGCTGCG GACCGAGATGTTGGAGTGCCTCGGAGATGTGGATTTCCTGGCCAAGTTGCACTGCGTGCGGCAGGCTTCTCAG CTCATCCTGTGTGAAAGAACCACAAGGTCGTTTCTGGCAGAGACTGGGAAGAAGATTTTGTCATCCATCATTGTCAAAGCGCAGAAG AGCCCAAAGAGGTTTGAGGAAGTGTTTGAGGAGATGATGTGCTTCCTGGAGCAAGCGGAGCACTGGGATAACACTGCGTTGGAGTTGGCCACGCGCGGTGTTAAACACCTCAACTTCTATGACATCGTGCTGGACTTCATCCTGATGGACTCTTTCGAGGATCTGGAGAACCCGCCCATCTCCATTCAGAATGTCATCAACAACCGCTGGCTCAACAGCTCCTTCAAGGAGACG GCGGTGGCATCAAGCTGCTGGTCGGTGCTGAAGCAGAAGAGGCAGCACATGAAG GTTCCAGATGGCTTCATCGCTCGCTTCTACACGCTGTGTGAGCAGATCAGTCCTGTCCTGGCGTGGGGCTTCTTGGGGCCAAAGAGTCCGCTGCATGACTTCTGCTGCTTCTTCAAG GATCAGGTGGTGCACTTTCTCAAGGACATATTTGACCTGGACAAGGTTCGCTACTCATCAGTTGACAGCCTGGCCGAGGACATGTTGCACCTGCTGCACCGCCGCTCCGAACTGCTGCTGGCCTACCTGGGTGCAGAGTACTCCCTGCAGCTTACTGGATGCAGCACCACCACACTGCACCTTGTACCTGGAGCCCTTATGGAGTCCAATGTGCAGTGA